One window from the genome of Fusobacterium necrogenes encodes:
- a CDS encoding VirB3 family type IV secretion system protein, producing MKKTENLKVPTCQTLLKPQTIMGISREAFILNAALGLCFVVIFESVIMLLFSLILHFMIYFFTKKDPLVLTIFLKKYIKEKEYYHEG from the coding sequence ATGAAAAAAACTGAAAATTTAAAAGTACCTACTTGTCAAACATTATTAAAACCACAAACAATAATGGGAATAAGCAGAGAAGCTTTTATTTTAAATGCTGCATTAGGACTATGTTTTGTAGTTATATTTGAAAGTGTTATAATGCTTTTATTTTCATTAATTTTACATTTTATGATATATTTTTTTACCAAAAAAGATCCATTAGTTTTAACTATTTTTCTCAAGAAATATATAAAAGAAAAAGAGTATTATCACGAGGGATAG